DNA sequence from the Candidatus Kaistella beijingensis genome:
GGAGAATTGTCGCGATTAATTACATCAGTTTCAGGCAGCTCGAAATATTTTTTGGGCGGAATTATAGCATATGATTATCATAAAAAAATAGAAATTTTAGGAGTTTCGGAAAGAACAATTTTAGACAAAACGGTGGTTTCCGAAGAAGTTGCACAGGAAATGAGTTTGGGTTGCCAAAAATTATTTAAAACCGATATTTCACTTTCTACAACGGGAGTTTCCGGGCCGAATTCCGATGATTTTAATAATGAAATTGGAACAGTGTTTTATTCGATTCGGGTGAAAGATTTTGAAAGAACCAACCGTCTATTTCTTCCGCATCTGGAAAGAAATGATTTTGCCAATTTTGTTTCACAAAGGATTCTACAGGATTTGGTGGAGGTTTTAATTAAAATGGAATGATTTTGAAATAAATCTCCATTCAAAACGTTTAAGAATCGAACCAAAAATTTAACAATGAAAAAGAGTATTGCAGTTTTTTTGTTTTTTACGATGCAGTTAATATTTGCTCAAACCGTGAAAAACATGGGCGATTTTTCTTCCCTGAAAGTTTACGACAAAATTAGTGTGACGCTGATTCCATCCGATGAAAGCAGAATACAAATTGATCAATCCGAATCGGAAGTGGAAATTGTTAATAAAAACGGAGAGTTGAAAATTAGAATGATTCCACAAAAAATTCTGCAAGGAAGCAGCACCACGGTGAAGGTTTTTTACGAGAATCTGAATGATATTCAGGCAAGTCAAGGTTCCTCTGTTTCATCTGCACAAATTGTAGAGTCGAATTCGCTTAATCTTACTTCCAATGAAGGTTCAAAAATCAATCTCAAACTGGAGACAGAAAATTTAAATATAAAAATCAATTCAGGCGGAATTATGCAGCTTTCTGGCAATGCAACCCAACAAGATGTGGTGGTAAATTCAGGCGGGAAATATTTGGCTGAAAATCTGCAGTCGCAAAATGCGACAGTTACAACCAATGCGGGTGGATTCGCAGAAGTGAATGTTTCTGATGCGGTAAATGCAACAACAAGAGCAGGAGGAATCATCGATGTTTACGGAGATCCTGATGAACGTAACGTGAAAAATGTAATTGGCGGAAAAATTAATTTTAAATAAAATCGAAACAAACCATTCAAAAGAATGGTTTTATTTTTTCGTAACTGTAACGTTGGAGAAAAATATTCTACTAAATAATAAACAGCTTTTTTATGAAAAACCTCAATATCGGTATTCTTGCTTTTGCTGGAATCATTGCACTAAACTCTTGTGCAACGAAAGTTCCAACGCCACCTCCAACTCCTGAAACACCACAAACTCCAATGGTTACCAAGACCGAAAATCCTGAAAATGGACTCGATTTATCCACGTTCGACAAATCGGTTCGTCCGCAAGATGATTTCTACAACTATGTGAACGGAAGTTGGATGAAGACGGCGAAAATTCCTGCCGATAAATCAACGTGGGGAAGCTTCAACAAATTGGCAGAAGATACCGATAACAACTCAATGACGATTCTCAATTCTTTGTTGAGCGATAAATTTGCAGAAGGAAGTGAAGGCAAAAAAATCCAGGATTTGTATGCAACTTACATGAATACGGACAAGCGAAATGCAGACGGTGTTGCTCCAATTAAATCTGACCTCGCCAAAATCGACGCCATAAAATCAGTTGCAGATTTACAGAATTATTTAATTGAAGCGACCAAAAACGGGGAAAATCCTTTTTATTCGTGGGGTGTTTTTTCTGATTTGAAGGACTCTAAAATGAATGCGGTTTACATGGGCGACGCTTCTTTGGGAATGGGACGTGATTATTTTCAAAAAGTAAATCCAAAAAATACGGAAGCTCTTGCTGAATACACAAAGTATGTCGCTTCGATGTTGGATGTTTTGGGTTATAAAAACTCAACAACTGCTGCTCAAAATATTGTGAATTTCGAGAAAACGATGGCGCAAACTTTATTGACGAATGAGCAGATTCGCGATGCGACTTTGCAGTACAATCCGCAAACTATGCCGCAATTGAAGAATTTGGTGAAAAGTGTTGATCTACCGAAATATTTAACTTCTGTTGGTGTGAATACGGATAAAGTAATTGTTGGTGAACTGAAATATTACCAAAATCTAGACAAGTTTCTCACTGCCAAAAATATTCCTTTGATTAAGGATTACATGAAATATCACCTTCTTTCAGGAAGTGCAAATTATCTTTCCAAAGATTTGGATGAGAAAAAATTCGCTTTCTACGGAAAATATCTTCGCGGTCAACAGGAACAAAGAGCTCAAAACAAACGTGCCTTCGAACTCATCAACGGAACTTTGGGTGAAGCTTTCGGGAAATTGTATGTGGATAAATATTTCCCTGCAGAAGCAAAAGCACAAATGGTGGAATTGATTGGTTATTTAAAGAAAAGTTTTGCTTCCCACATCAACGATTTAGCGTGGATGTCGCCTGCTACAAAGGAAAAAGCTTTAACCAAACTCAATAAATTTACTGTGAAAGTCGCTTATCCTGATAAATGGAAGGACTATTCAAAATTGACTATTGCTTCAGAAGCAAACGGAGGAACTTTGTATAAAAACCTGCAAAATGTTACCGCTTGGCAATACCAAAAAAGTTTAGAAAAAATCGGCAAACCTGTTGACAGAACGGAATGGGGAATGACGCCGCAAACCGTGAATGCTTACTATAATCCTGTCAACAACGAAATCGTGTTTCCTGCCGCAATTCTGCAACCGCCATTCTTCAATCCAAAAGCAGATGCAGCGATTAATTTTGGTGGAATCGGTGCGGTAATCGGTCACGAAATGACACACGGTTTCGACGATTCTGGAGCTCAATTTGACGCAGATGGAAACTTAGTTGATTGGTGGACAAAAGAAGACAAAGCCAATTTCGAAAAAGCGACAAAATCTCTCGCAGCACAATACAGTGCTTATGAACCAGTGAAAGGAACTTTCGTGAATGGTGAATTTACCAACGGTGAAAATATTGCCGATTTAGGGGGCGTGAATATTTCCTACGACGCACTTCAAATGTATCTCAAAGATCATGGAAATCCAGGATTAATCAGCGGTTACACCCAAGATCAAAGATTTTTCCTAAGTTGGGCAACGGTTTGGAGAACTTTGCAGAAAGAAGCCGCGTTGATCAACCAAATTAAAACCAACGAACATTCACCTGGTTTGTACAGAGCATTTGGTCCGCTCGTAAACACCGATGCTTTCTATAAAGCTTTTGAGGTGAAAGAAGGAGACAAACATTATAAAAAACCAGAAGACAGAATTAGGATCTGGTAAAAAATATAATCATTTCAGTAAGTTGACAGGGTTTTAAAATCCTGTTAACTTTTTTTAGTGCAACATAAATTGTTATCTTTGAGAATTCTCGATCATTATAAAAATTAGATATGAAAAAATTGACGATTTCCGTACTCGCATTCTCTGGAATTATTTTGATGAATTCCTGCGGTACAGCAAAAACAGCGGAAACCAATACCGAACAAACCCCTGTAAAACCTGCAAAAGACGTAGATTACGGAATTAATCTTTCTTACATGGACAACAATATTCGTCCACAAGATGACTTCTTTAGTTATGTGAACGGAAACTGGATGAAAACCACAGAAATTCCTTCAGACAAAACCAGATGGGGAAGTTTCGACAAATTGCGTGAAGAAACCGATGTTGCCTCGCTTGAAATTCTGCATAAAATCTTAAACGATAAATTTTCAGCCAATTCTGAAGGTGAAAAAATCCAAAATCTCTACGGAACTTTCATGGATTGGGATAAAAGAAATGCAGACGGAATCAGGCCCATCCAAGCTGATTTGGCAAAAATTGACCAGATAAAATCCATCGCAGATTTGCAGAAATATATGTTGGAAGCTACAAAAACGGGCGACAATCCCTTCTATATGTGGCGCGTAAGTGCAGACATGAAAAACTCTGTAATGAATGCGGTTTATCTTGGTGGTCCGAGTCTTGGTTTGGGAAGAGATTATTACCAAAAAGAGAACGAAGCCAACACGAAAACTTTGGGAGAATACAAAAATTACCTAGCAAAACTGTTTGATGTTTTGGGTGAAAAAAATGCTGACCAAACTGCGCAAAGAGTTGTGACATTCGAAAAGCAACTCGCTAATTATTTGTTGACCAACGAGGAAAACCGTGACTCCAACAAACGTTACAACCCCAAAACAATTAAAGAACTTTCGACTTTAACAACGCACATCGATTTGCCCAATTATCTTTCTAACGTAGGGGTAAAAACCGATAAAGTGATTGTAAGCGAACTGAAATATTACCAAAATATGGATTCGTGGATGAACGAAAGAACGCTTCCTTTGCTGAAAGATTATATGAAGGCGAGAATGATTTCTTCCAATGCGGATAATCTTGATAAAAGATTGGATGACATCAATTTTGATTTTTACAACAAAACGCTTCAAGGTCAGAAAGAGCAAAGAGCAATGGATAAACGTGGTTTGAGCGTGGTTAACGGAACTTTGGGTGAGGCTTTCGGAAAACTGTATGTCGAGAAATATTTCCCAGCGGAAGCGAAAGCCCAGATGGAAACCTATATTTCTTACCTGAAAAAATCCTTTAAAGAACACATTGCCAATTTGGATTGGATGTCGGATGCGACGAAAGTGAAAGCGCAAGAAAAACTTTCAAAATTCGGAGTGAAAATCGCTTATCCCGACAAGTGGAGAGATTACTCTAAACTGCAACTGGTTTCTCCCAAAAATGGTGGAACCTATTACGGAAACCGCCAAAAAATCACAGA
Encoded proteins:
- a CDS encoding head GIN domain-containing protein, giving the protein MKKSIAVFLFFTMQLIFAQTVKNMGDFSSLKVYDKISVTLIPSDESRIQIDQSESEVEIVNKNGELKIRMIPQKILQGSSTTVKVFYENLNDIQASQGSSVSSAQIVESNSLNLTSNEGSKINLKLETENLNIKINSGGIMQLSGNATQQDVVVNSGGKYLAENLQSQNATVTTNAGGFAEVNVSDAVNATTRAGGIIDVYGDPDERNVKNVIGGKINFK
- a CDS encoding M13 family metallopeptidase; its protein translation is MKKLTISVLAFSGIILMNSCGTAKTAETNTEQTPVKPAKDVDYGINLSYMDNNIRPQDDFFSYVNGNWMKTTEIPSDKTRWGSFDKLREETDVASLEILHKILNDKFSANSEGEKIQNLYGTFMDWDKRNADGIRPIQADLAKIDQIKSIADLQKYMLEATKTGDNPFYMWRVSADMKNSVMNAVYLGGPSLGLGRDYYQKENEANTKTLGEYKNYLAKLFDVLGEKNADQTAQRVVTFEKQLANYLLTNEENRDSNKRYNPKTIKELSTLTTHIDLPNYLSNVGVKTDKVIVSELKYYQNMDSWMNERTLPLLKDYMKARMISSNADNLDKRLDDINFDFYNKTLQGQKEQRAMDKRGLSVVNGTLGEAFGKLYVEKYFPAEAKAQMETYISYLKKSFKEHIANLDWMSDATKVKAQEKLSKFGVKIAYPDKWRDYSKLQLVSPKNGGTYYGNRQKITEWFYNRNLEKVGKPVDKTEWGMSPQTVNAYYSGSNNEIVFPAAILQPPFFNFKADPAVNFGGIGAVIGHEISHGFDDSGSRFDGYGNLNNWWTDADRKNFDAKVGQLAAQYDKYEPVKGSFVNGKFTSGENIGDLGGVAVAYTALQMYLKDHGNPGLISGFTQDQRFFMSWATVWRTKATEQYTVNQVKTDPHSPGYYRAFGPLVNQDAFYKAFDVKPGDKLYKAPNERIKIW
- a CDS encoding M13 family metallopeptidase; translated protein: MKNLNIGILAFAGIIALNSCATKVPTPPPTPETPQTPMVTKTENPENGLDLSTFDKSVRPQDDFYNYVNGSWMKTAKIPADKSTWGSFNKLAEDTDNNSMTILNSLLSDKFAEGSEGKKIQDLYATYMNTDKRNADGVAPIKSDLAKIDAIKSVADLQNYLIEATKNGENPFYSWGVFSDLKDSKMNAVYMGDASLGMGRDYFQKVNPKNTEALAEYTKYVASMLDVLGYKNSTTAAQNIVNFEKTMAQTLLTNEQIRDATLQYNPQTMPQLKNLVKSVDLPKYLTSVGVNTDKVIVGELKYYQNLDKFLTAKNIPLIKDYMKYHLLSGSANYLSKDLDEKKFAFYGKYLRGQQEQRAQNKRAFELINGTLGEAFGKLYVDKYFPAEAKAQMVELIGYLKKSFASHINDLAWMSPATKEKALTKLNKFTVKVAYPDKWKDYSKLTIASEANGGTLYKNLQNVTAWQYQKSLEKIGKPVDRTEWGMTPQTVNAYYNPVNNEIVFPAAILQPPFFNPKADAAINFGGIGAVIGHEMTHGFDDSGAQFDADGNLVDWWTKEDKANFEKATKSLAAQYSAYEPVKGTFVNGEFTNGENIADLGGVNISYDALQMYLKDHGNPGLISGYTQDQRFFLSWATVWRTLQKEAALINQIKTNEHSPGLYRAFGPLVNTDAFYKAFEVKEGDKHYKKPEDRIRIW